A genomic window from Aethina tumida isolate Nest 87 chromosome 4, icAetTumi1.1, whole genome shotgun sequence includes:
- the LOC109599036 gene encoding protein eyes shut — MPSTRTIKWLISTLFLFHFSGVWTGFSCLSNPCVHGVCLDDLNSTYFCYCIDGYTGVQCQTNWNECWSDPCQNGGTCIDGIAKFNCSCPSGFVGELCEQDLNECESNPCQNNSTCEDGPNGYICHCLPGYEGIHCEIDVAVCNVTNETRCYNGGICEEGPGDSFFCRCQPGWDGHLCESEINECVSAPCQNGAICIDLHANYACACLFGFAGRNCEQIVQLCNKNPCKNGALCLVEENQPTCYCVPDFHGELCQYQYDECQLGPRCVNGGTCIDGIDTFTCSCPANLTGLFCECLILESNELDCSYVAPTTTTEVTTLSTTNLTTNTTGMTIPFTFVDTTLPTTTTTGYMENITYFPPADLTTTTATSTETTVSMLYVNISTMTDFTGTSSGTKEPMTTETATTTVLDTFLTEEPREITDFTTVTSTTTSVTDSILDTTLSTSTTSSPDLIDCTLSSSKCQNGGSCIYAEKGYKCLCPFDAEGTFCEITLGIRNAAFDGESYLSHRLFNRTHIDLEFEAKTLLSNGLLFYSNIGSSYMSVYIEEGYLKFKFSCGYQTMLLSELNVPVNNGYLMNVKANLDFNQDLKHCFATIKVNDTLTMTGDQMANVMEFFKPPSWLHLGTIPEGFSIDHIKLTGGFVGCMSNLKIFGNRINIFKDAEDGFGVKECSSLVCLSNPCRNNGVCSTRGDDWLCHCKNGYLGKRCEQSICDNNPCYFGGTCLPFSGNGYICLCPYGKHGHFCENDLKIMEPHFSPSIKGLSSYVAYPIPVGVFHNMEIKFRFTPVTLEQISILLFIGQNNQHDFHSDHLAVSFVKGYIMLTWNLGAGPRRIFMSQPIKKGARDYLVKLGLTGRKAWLYVENTGNITGRAPGSLTNLDVLPLIYVGGHESQYFKKLPHDLPLHSGFSGCIFDLELKSGNIILPLHGHLNVFGRAVGQCGTTECFDQSCQNGGACLHHASTFMCLCQDNWFDPLCSSRNNLCEYNYTKCSDSSICVPFISNYKCDCPFGKIGKYCDKSENITDISLTGERSFILLNFFDFHDTRVSFSIELRFLKDDGLIFFIGDKENGFLSLNLQNNVIELRVCTNKNKPNEDSLLSIRSSKLLLKGIWYNVEFGVFGRKVYLSVNDVINTGLTNGNVLKFSNKEIYLGGLPDMSYLPTLATSSYPIPFTGCFRHFYLDSNHIPLTFETIKQGRNIVDCDGTPCGGESCLHGGTCWLDSFMKPRCSCVQPFFGDKCQLVPECDEKTCKNGGVCYHGKCLCNVGFTGVYCENEIKIEMPKFSGMSYLKFKKVDDKKRDLVKMEVSKLYINFTTAKPDGLILWDSKDDEFTGIGIENGYLKVTYSHGGKHYVDIVSTKYISDGLFHSVEILFGAHKILLDSVIVEIMNDNITDENHHVFLNDVIYIGGLPSNDTLKETFGMFHENFEGCIEGFAINNERKMKDFSHLEGRNIDVCNIV, encoded by the exons atgCCATCTACTCGTACCATAAAGTGGTTAATCTCCACATTATTCCTGTTCCATTTTTCGGGAGTTTGGACGGGATTTTCCTGCCTAAGTAATCCATGTGTTCATGGTGTGTGCTTGGACGACTTaaattcaacatatttttgcTATTGTATTGACGGTTACACCGGAGTCCAATGCCAAACAAATTGGAATGAATGTTGGTCTGATCCGTGCCAAAATGGGGGAACCTGCATTGATGGAATTGCCAAGTTTAATTGTTCTTGTCCGTCTGGATTCGTTg GAGAGCTTTGCGAACAAGATTTGAACGAATGCGAAAGCAATCCTTGCCAGAACAATTCGACATGTGAAGACGGGCCTAATGGATATATTTGTCATTGTTTGCCTGGATACGAAGGAATTCATTGCGAAATTGATGTAGCGGTTTGCAATGTTACTAACGAAACCAGGTGTTACAACGGAGGAATTTGCGAAGAAGGACCTGGAGATAGTTTCTTCTGTCGATGTCAACCGG GCTGGGATGGACATTTATGTGAATCAGAAATAAATGAGTGCGTCTCAGCACCGTGCCAAAACGGAGCGATTTGTATTGATTTACACGCAAATTATGCTTGCGCCTGtttatttg GTTTTGCGGGAAGAAACTGCGAACAAATCGTACAACTGTGTAACAAAAATCCGTGTAAAAACGGAGCCCTATGCTTGGTGGAAGAAAATCAACCAACTTGTTATTGCGTACCTGATTTTCATGGTGAATTATGCCAGTACCAATATGACGAATGTCAACTAGGACCGAG GTGTGTCAATGGTGGAACATGCATAGACGGAATTGATACGTTTACCTGCTCTTGTCCTGCAAATTTAACGGGCTTATTCTGTGAATGTTTAATTCTTGAATCTAACGAATTAGACTGTTCTTACGTTGCACCAACAACTACTACGGAAGTTACAACCTTatcaacaacaaatttaacaacaaacacTACTGGAATGACCATTCCGTTTACATTTGTCGACACTACTTTACCAACAACTACAACAACAGGatatatggaaaatattacatactttCCACCCGCCGATCTAACAACAACCACAGCAACATCAACTGAAACAACTGTTTCTATGCTGTATGTTAATATTAGTACAATGACTGATTTTACTGGTACATCTTCGGGTACTAAGGAACCAATGACAACTGAGACTGCAACAACAACAGTTTTAGAC ACATTTTTAACGGAAGAACCGAGGGAAATTACCGATTTTACTACAGTAACATCAACAACAACTTCTGTCACAGATTCGATTTTGGACACAACTTTATCAACATCAACAACTTCCAGTCCAGACCTTATAGATTGTACCTTATCAAGTTCAAAGTGCCAGAACGGAGGATCATGCATTTATGCCGAGAAAGGATACAAa tgttTATGCCCGTTTGATGCCGAAGGAACATTTTGTGAAATTACTTTGGGAATTAGAAACGCTGCGTTTGACGGGGAATCGTACTTAAGTCATAGATTGTTCAATCGCACCCATATAGATCTAGAATTTGAAGCTAAAACTCTTTTGTCCAAcggattattattttattcgaaCATCGGATCCAGTTACATGTCCGTTTATATCGAAGAaggatatttgaaatttaaattctcgTGCGGTTATCAAACTATGCTGTTGAGTGAGTTGAATGTTCCTGTTAACAATGGGTATTTGATGAACGTTAAAGCGaa ttTAGATTTTAACCAAGATTTGAAACATTGTTTTGCAACCATAAAGGTAAACGATACGTTGACAATGACGGGAGATCAAATGGCGAACGTAATGGAATTCTTCAAACCACCGTCTTGGTTACATTTAGGTACTATTCCAGAAGGATTTTCTATTGACCATATCAAATTGACAGGTGGTTTCGTGGGTTGTAtgtctaatttgaaaatatttgggaatcgaATCAACATCTTTAAGGATGCTGAAGACGGTTTTGGAGTCAAGGAGTGTAGTTCTCTGGTCTGTCTATCCAATCCTTGCAGGAACAACGGCGTGTGTTCGACTAGAGGAGACGATTGGTTGTGTCATTGTAAAAACGG ATATTTAGGAAAAAGATGTGAACAATCAATTTGCGACAATAATCCGTGCTATTTTGGAGGGACCTGTCTTCCATTTTCCGGAAATGGATACATTTGTTTGTGTCCGTATGGAAAGCACGGCCATTTCTGTGAAAACGATTTGAAAATCATGGAACCACACTTTTCGCCTTCCATTAAAGGACTATCGTCTTACGTAGCGTATCCAATTCCTGTCGGAGTTTTCCACAACatggaaatcaaatttagattCACTCCCGTAACTTTGGAACAAATTtccattttgttatttatcggTCAAAACAATCAACACGATTTTCACTCGGACCATTTAGCGGTCAGTTTCGTCAAAGGGTACATTATGCTTACATGGAACTTGGGCGCGGGACCACGCAGAATTTTTATGTCGCAACCGATAAAAAAGGGCGCCAGGGACTATCTGGTTAAGCTGGGTTTGACCGGACGCAAAGCCTGGTTGTATGTCGAGAACACCGGGAATATAACAGGACGTGCGCCCGGCAGTCTCACCAATTTAGACGTTCTCCCTTTGATATACGTCGGTGGACACGAATCGCAGTATTTCAAGAAACTACCGCATGATCTACCACTGCATTCTGGATTTTCCGGATGTATTTTCGATTTGGAATTGAAGTCTGGCAATATCATTCTTCCACTTCACGGTCATTTAAACGTATTCGGGAGGGCAGTTGGCCAGTGCGGAACGACGGAATGTTTTGACCAGAGTTGTCAGAATGGTGGTGCATGTTTACACCATGCTAGTACGTTTAT GTGCCTTTGTCAAGACAATTGGTTCGACCCTTTGTGTTCTTCCAGAAATAACTTGTGCGAAtacaattatacaaagtgttcaGATTCTTCCATTTGTGTGCCATTCATTTCGAACTACAAGTGCGACTGTCCTTTTGGAAAAATCGGAAAATATTGCGACAAATCCGAAAACATTACTGACATTAGTCTCACAGGAGAGAGATCGtttattttactgaatttCTTCGACTTTCACGACACAAGAGTCAGTTTTAGTATTGAATTGCGGTTTTTAAAAGACGacggtttaatatttttcattgggGACAAAGAAAACGGTTTTCTGtccttaaatttacaaaataacgtAATCGAATTACGCGTTTGTACGAATAAAAATAAGCCAAACGAGGATTCATTATTGTCGATTAGAAGTtctaaattgttgttaaaaggAATTTGGTACAATGTGGAATTTGGAGTTTTTGGACGAAAAGTTTATCTTTCAGTTAATGATGTCATCAATACTGGTTTAACGAATGGcaacgttttaaaattttccaataaggaaatttatttag GAGGTCTGCCAGATATGTCATATTTGCCGACGTTAGCTACATCAAGTTATCCAATACCATTTACCGGATGTTTCCGACACTTTTACCTAGATTCCAATCACATACCGTTAACCTTCGAAACAATAAAGCAAGGCAGAAACATCGTGGATTGTGACGGAACACCGTGCGGAGGGGAGAGTTGCCTGCACGGTGGTACATGTTGGCTGGACTCTTTCATGAAACCCCGTTGTTCTTGCGTTCAACCCTTCTTTGGAGACAAGTGTCAATTAGTGCCCGAATGCGACGAGAAAACTTGCAAAAACGGAGGTGTTTGTTACCACGGCAAATGTTTATGCAACGTTGGATTCACGGGTGTTTATTgcgaaaatgaaataaagatAGAAATGCCAAAGTTCAGCGGAATGAGTTACCTGAAGTTCAAAAAGGTCGACGATAAAAAGCGAGACTTGGTGAAGATGGAAGTTAGTAAATTGTACATCAACTTCACCACTGCTAAACCGGATGGGTTAATTTTGTGGGACAGCAAA GATGATGAGTTTACGGGAATCGGCATAGAAAACGGTTACTTAAAAGTGACATATTCACACGGCGGAAAACACTATGTGGACATCGTATCAACGAAATACATTTCCGATGGTCTATTTCATTCGGTGGAAATTTTGTTTGGCGCACATAAGATTTTATTGGATTCTGTTATAGTTGAAATTATGAACGATAATATTACGGACGAAAATCATCATGTCTTTTTGAACGATGTCATTTATATAGGCGGATTACCTTCAAACGATACTTTAAAGGAGACTTTTGGTATGTTTCACGAAAATTTTGAAGGTTGTATTGAAGGTTTTGCTATCAATAACGAAAGAAAGATGAAAGATTTTTCTCATTTAGAAGGGAGAAATATAGATGTGTGcaatatagtttaa
- the LOC109599037 gene encoding helix-loop-helix protein 13 isoform X2: protein MSNRGQLPDSSSSPPMNLQFGGYSAGELSEEEVSDLPSCAFATRSNSANSSSNLQHHYLSTLHHNHNHSHNPDSGQCGGNGLGSSGDYYGSSPYRVQRHAANIRERKRMLRSAIGPTGINAAFDELRMHVPTFPYEKRLSKIDTLRLAIAYIALLREVLTADCDPLTYVERCLRGEIKADRANWNTSDLTARLSWINWENLGVTPGRRSTLTSLALSSDNLN from the exons atgAGTAACAGAGGACAATTACCGGATTCATCCTCGTCACCGCCCATGAA CTTACAATTCGGGGGCTACAGTGCGGGAGAACTGTCCGAGGAGGAAGTATCGGATCTCCCGAGCTGTGCGTTTGCCACCAGGTCCAATTCCGCCAACTCATCTTCCAATCTCCAACACCATTACCTCTCCACACTCCATCACAATCACAACCACAGCCATAACCCTG ACAGTGGCCAGTGTGGAGGAAATGGTTTGGGCAGTAGCGGAGATTATTACGGCTCTTCGCCGTACAGAGTGCAAAGACATGCAGCCAACATCAGGGAACGGAAACGGATGCTGAGGTCTGCTATTGGACCCACCGG TATAAACGCAGCGTTCGACGAATTGCGGATGCACGTGCCCACATTTCCGTACGAAAAAAGACTGAGTAAGATCGATACTCTTCGACTCGCCATCGCCTATATTGCTCTACTGAGAGAAGTGCTGACTGCTGATTGTGATCCTTTGACATACGTTGAACGATGTTTGAGAGGAGAAATCAAAGCTGATCGAGCCAACTGGAACACAAGTG atttaacTGCAAGATTATCTTGGATAAATTGGGAGAACTTGGGAGTAACACCAGGAAGACGAAGTACTTTAACATCTCTAGCTTTATCATCTGACAACTTAAATTGA
- the LOC109599037 gene encoding achaete-scute homolog 1a isoform X1 translates to MSNRGQLPDSSSSPPMNLQFGGYSAGELSEEEVSDLPSCAFATRSNSANSSSNLQHHYLSTLHHNHNHSHNPDSGQCGGNGLGSSGDYYGSSPYRVQRHAANIRERKRMLRSAIGPTGSINAAFDELRMHVPTFPYEKRLSKIDTLRLAIAYIALLREVLTADCDPLTYVERCLRGEIKADRANWNTSDLTARLSWINWENLGVTPGRRSTLTSLALSSDNLN, encoded by the exons atgAGTAACAGAGGACAATTACCGGATTCATCCTCGTCACCGCCCATGAA CTTACAATTCGGGGGCTACAGTGCGGGAGAACTGTCCGAGGAGGAAGTATCGGATCTCCCGAGCTGTGCGTTTGCCACCAGGTCCAATTCCGCCAACTCATCTTCCAATCTCCAACACCATTACCTCTCCACACTCCATCACAATCACAACCACAGCCATAACCCTG ACAGTGGCCAGTGTGGAGGAAATGGTTTGGGCAGTAGCGGAGATTATTACGGCTCTTCGCCGTACAGAGTGCAAAGACATGCAGCCAACATCAGGGAACGGAAACGGATGCTGAGGTCTGCTATTGGACCCACCGG CAGTATAAACGCAGCGTTCGACGAATTGCGGATGCACGTGCCCACATTTCCGTACGAAAAAAGACTGAGTAAGATCGATACTCTTCGACTCGCCATCGCCTATATTGCTCTACTGAGAGAAGTGCTGACTGCTGATTGTGATCCTTTGACATACGTTGAACGATGTTTGAGAGGAGAAATCAAAGCTGATCGAGCCAACTGGAACACAAGTG atttaacTGCAAGATTATCTTGGATAAATTGGGAGAACTTGGGAGTAACACCAGGAAGACGAAGTACTTTAACATCTCTAGCTTTATCATCTGACAACTTAAATTGA
- the LOC109599037 gene encoding helix-loop-helix protein 13 isoform X3 — protein sequence MSNRGQLPDSSSSPPMNLQFGGYSAGELSEEEVSDLPSCAFATRSNSANSSSNLQHHYLSTLHHNHNHSHNPDSGQCGGNGLGSSGDYYGSSPYRVQRHAANIRERKRMLSSINAAFDELRMHVPTFPYEKRLSKIDTLRLAIAYIALLREVLTADCDPLTYVERCLRGEIKADRANWNTSDLTARLSWINWENLGVTPGRRSTLTSLALSSDNLN from the exons atgAGTAACAGAGGACAATTACCGGATTCATCCTCGTCACCGCCCATGAA CTTACAATTCGGGGGCTACAGTGCGGGAGAACTGTCCGAGGAGGAAGTATCGGATCTCCCGAGCTGTGCGTTTGCCACCAGGTCCAATTCCGCCAACTCATCTTCCAATCTCCAACACCATTACCTCTCCACACTCCATCACAATCACAACCACAGCCATAACCCTG ACAGTGGCCAGTGTGGAGGAAATGGTTTGGGCAGTAGCGGAGATTATTACGGCTCTTCGCCGTACAGAGTGCAAAGACATGCAGCCAACATCAGGGAACGGAAACGGATGCTGAG CAGTATAAACGCAGCGTTCGACGAATTGCGGATGCACGTGCCCACATTTCCGTACGAAAAAAGACTGAGTAAGATCGATACTCTTCGACTCGCCATCGCCTATATTGCTCTACTGAGAGAAGTGCTGACTGCTGATTGTGATCCTTTGACATACGTTGAACGATGTTTGAGAGGAGAAATCAAAGCTGATCGAGCCAACTGGAACACAAGTG atttaacTGCAAGATTATCTTGGATAAATTGGGAGAACTTGGGAGTAACACCAGGAAGACGAAGTACTTTAACATCTCTAGCTTTATCATCTGACAACTTAAATTGA